From the Quercus lobata isolate SW786 chromosome 6, ValleyOak3.0 Primary Assembly, whole genome shotgun sequence genome, one window contains:
- the LOC115949762 gene encoding uncharacterized protein LOC115949762 — protein sequence MQNNLVPYRSISLDWTNRNNLVHFWDRGYQNGALWREEREVENPNAKFGNLAHSLTSHSGGLLPKRTLYSRLRYISSTSTSNQHSFTVSYLINSCGFSPEAALSASKYVHFENPRKADLVISFFKNHGFSQSQIANVIRDHPGVLVSNPHKTLLPKFEFFHSKGFTTSDIATVLSRNSPILKRSLKNHIIPSYVFLENFLGTDGNTITAVRRSPGILTVKLDTHVVPNINLLRENGVPESNICALIKNVLDLLRQVLFDLKRL from the exons ATGCAG AACAATCTGGTACCGTACCGAAGTATTTCATTGGATTGGACAAATCGAAACAATCTGGTACATTTTTGGGACAGAGGATATCAAAACGGTGCACTttggagagaagagagagaagtagaGAACCCTAATGCAAAGTTTGGGAATCTTGCTCATTCACTCACAAGCCACAGCGGAGGTCTTCTTCCGAAACGGACTCTATACAGTAG ACTAAGATACATTTCAAGCACTTCAACTTCAAATCAACACTCATTCACTGTCTCATACCTCATAAACTCATGTGGGTTCTCACCAGAAGCTGCTCTATCAGCCTCCAAATATGTTCATTTTGAAAACCCACGTAAAGCAGACTTGGTCATTAGCTTTTTCAAGAACCATGGTTTCTCACAATCCCAAATCGCAAACGTCATCAGAGATCACCCAGGAGTGCTGGTATCAAATCCTCACAAGACCCTTTTGCCCAAATTCGAGTTTTTCCACTCCAAAGGCTTTACAACCTCTGACATTGCCACAGTCTTATCTAGAAATTCACCAATATTGAAACGAAGCTTGAAAAACCACATAATCCCTTCTTATGTTTTCCTTGAGAATTTTCTTGGAACTGATGGGAACACTATTACTGCTGTTAGACGTTCTCCGGGAATTCTCACGGTTAAACTCGACACTCATGTGGTTCCTAATATCAATCTTCTGCGAGAAAATGGAGTTCCTGAATCAAATATATGTGCCTTGATTAAAAATGTCCTAGACTTATTACGGCAGGTGCTATTCGATTTAAAGAGATTGTAG
- the LOC115949763 gene encoding transcription termination factor MTERF15, mitochondrial-like: MGFNPLGLSFILAIFAMRGMKKSTWERKVNAYKRWGLSEEEILVAFGRSPHCIMASEDKIMRVMDFLVNKMGLEASLIVKRPNLLTLSLEKRLIPRASVIQVLQSKGLIKKLFYLPAVFEDAEELFLQKFVMPYEKEASELLQLYKERLVFSE; encoded by the coding sequence ATGGGATTCAATCCTTTGGGGTTGAGttttattttggctatttttgCAATGAGGGGAatgaaaaaatccacatgggagAGGAAGGTCAATGCTTATAAGAGGTGGGGTTTGTCTGAGGAAGAGATTCTTGTAGCATTTGGAAGGAGCCCACATTGTATTATGGCATCTGAGGATAAGATTATGCGGGTGATGGATTTTTTGGTCAACAAAATGGGCTTGGAGGCTTCCCTTATTGTCAAGCGCCCAAACCTCCTTACTCTTAGCTTGGAGAAGCGACTTATTCCAAGGGCTTCGGTTATTCAAGTTTTGCAATCGAAGGGTTTGATTAAGAAATTGTTTTACTTGCCTGCTGTGTTTGAGGATGCAGAGGAGTTGTTTCTGCAGAAGTTTGTGATGCCTTATGAGAAGGAAGCTTCTGAATTGTTGCAGTTATACAAGGAAAGATTGGTTTTCTCAGAATGA